The following DNA comes from Chryseobacterium gallinarum.
TGCAGAACTTCAGAGATTCCAGACGATTTCTGAAGAAGAATGGGAGTATAAAGCCGCCCCTGAAAAATGGTCTAAAAAAGAAATTATAGGCCACCTTTGTGACAGTGCTTTTACAAATATCCGTAGATTTGTAGTCACTCAATATAAAGAGAACGAGAATATCGTATATGATCAGAATATTTGGGTAAAGGCCCAGAACTATCAGAACATTCCCATTTCCGAATTGATTAATCTTTGGAAAGCGTTGAATGATCAGATTGTTCATGTTG
Coding sequences within:
- a CDS encoding DinB family protein; this encodes MNYQILKNIIDAELQRFQTISEEEWEYKAAPEKWSKKEIIGHLCDSAFTNIRRFVVTQYKENENIVYDQNIWVKAQNYQNIPISELINLWKALNDQIVHVVENIPDEALQRTCDTTKTELQRFTLEFIIKDYVDHLQHHLKAI